GCAAGCCCACTTCACGCAGGAATTCATAAGTCCATTTTTTTCCGCAAGCGGAGATGAACTCTCCAATATGATCGTTAATAGAAGATGTCGTCCGGCGGATCGATGAGGTCTTTTCAAGAGCTTCTTCCACTGTGTCGATCAATGCATCGGAAGTTAATTGCGACCCAAGCCCCTTTAACACTTTTTCGATAATTTTCTGGTTTGATTCGAGCCTTTCCAACAAAAAATCCTTATTATCAACCAACTTTGATAAACATGTTGCCGTATTGACAAACATCAGATTGATGCTTTCCTCTCTGATTTCTGGTTTTAATGTGAAGGCTTCAACTGCATCGGACATCCGTAAGCTCAATAAAATAAAGTGTTTGCCTACTCGAAAAATGGCAATGGCAATCAGGCGCACTCTGCACCAAGTGGTTTTTGTGGTTGTTTTGATCCAAATGATAGAAGAAAGCGAGAGAAAATTGTGTGTTTGATCCCAGCTGCAGCGGACTGGTTCGGGGTAATGATGCTGGAAAGCATCCTTCATCTTCAACCAGGCGTCTTGCAGCTTTTCATATTCGCTGACCGCCTGGAGAATTCGTGTGGAAATGAGAACGGAGATCGCAGAGATCCTGACTAGAGTTGAATCGCCGATGATGTAGTTGATGCCGTGGCCTGCAGCAAGTTGGGCAAAATTGTTCGGGTTGCTGTAAATATTTCCCAAGCGCACCCATCTCCACAGGCGATGTACCTTGTGAAATGCAAGGAAAGTCACTCGGCATATTTGCGGAAGAGGAGTCGGTGTCGACGCAAATTTAGCGGTCGATCTCAAAATAATTTTATCTACTGACATGATTTAAAATATTTTTTTTCATGTTGATTTTTTAACAAACTCAGATTTTAAACCCATTTGGCCAATTCCGGGAATTTTGCAATCAATGTCATGGTCGCCGTCGACAAGCCGAATGTTTTTGACTTTAGTTCCGACTTTGATGATTGAAGAAGACCCTTTGACTTTTAAATCTTTGATTACCGTAACGGTATCTCCGTCTTTCAGCTCATTTCCGTTAGCATCCCGGATAACTTTAACGCCATCGCCCTCTTCAGATGCCTCTTGCGTCCATTCATAGGAACATTCAGGGCAGGTCAATAATCCGCTGTTCTCGTACACGTAAATAGATTGACATTTTGGACAGGGGGGAAACGCTTCCATATTACATCTCTTTGTTTAAAATTTTTTCTGATTCCTTTAGTGCCGTTGCATAGTTCTCACAATACACGACATGCATTTCTCTGTCTTTAACGCCTGCATTTCTAAGGATCTGCATAGGTTGGGGCTGGAGGCCGCTTAAGATGATTTGCGCACCTTGGTCGCTGCACTGCTTGATCACCGATTCCAAAGCCCTTTCCCCTGTTGCGTCGAGATAAGGAACTAGGCGCATTCTTAATATAAGAACTTTAGGTGTTTGTCCCATGGATTTAAGCGCATCGATCAAATGGCTTGCCACTCCAAAGAAAAACGGTCCGGTAATCTGAAACACTTCGACACCTTCAGGCAAATCGCCCCTTTGGGTCTCGTATTCGTCATTTTCATCATAAATCTCAAGCTTTCTCCATTCGGATTTGATTTGCACGGTCTCGACCATATGTTTCATGAATAAAAGGCTGGCTAGTGTGACGCCTACAGCAATTGCCACCGGTAAATCAACGAGAATGGTCAATAAAAAAGTCAGCATCATGACAGTGCGGTCTGCCCAAGATAAACGGAAGATGTGGATAAAGTGGTCAATTTCACTCATTCCCCAAGAAACAACAAACAAAACGGCAGCCAGAGCCGCCATAGGGATAAAAGAGATGACATCCATGGCAAACAGCATAAAAAGCAGTAAAAAAATGGCGTGAAAGATTCCTGCCATCGGCGTTTTCCCACCAGCTTTAATATTGGTTGCTGTTCGAGCAATGGCTCCTGTTGCCGGTAACCCGCCAAAAAGGGATGAAGCGATATTTGCAATTCCTTGTCCAATCAGCTCTTGATTGGATCTGTGTTTGTAGCCGGTCATTCCGTCAGCTACGACAGCAGATAGCAGGGATTCAATTCCTGCTAAAAAGGCGATGGTAAAAGCAGAGGGAACCACGTTTTGGATTTTAGCGAAATCCCATACGGGAAGCTTAGGCATCGGCAATCCGTTGGGGATATCTGGAAAGCGCGATCCAATTGTTTCAATGGGAATTTGAAAAATGGCAGCGATGATTGCCGAGATGCTGATAGCGATTAAATAAGCTGGCAATCTTGGTGCAAAGCGGCGTAGAAAGATCATGACCAACAATGTGGCAAGTCCGATGGTGATGGTGATTGGATTGAATGTTTCCAGAGCCTTGAAATAAGCGATCCATTTAGGGATAAAATCACTTGGAACGTGCGCCATTTTCAGCCCAAGAAAATCCTTGACCTGCGAAGATGCGATAATGACTGCAATGCCTGCTGTAAAGCCGGTGACTACCGGATGAGGGATAAACTTGATCACCCTTCCCAGCTTTGCATAACCTCCTAAGATTAAAATTGTTCCCGCCATGAATGTTGCCAGAATCAATCCCTCATAGCCATGCTTGGCGATAATATCGAAAACGACAACGACAAACGCTCCTGTCGGACCTCCAATTTGCACGCGGGATCCGCCTAGAAAAGAGATCAAAAATCCAGCAATCACAGCTGTAATAAGCCCTTTATCAGGAGATGTTCCCGAGGCAATCGCCAGTGCCATTGCCAGCGGCAAGGCAATAATTGCGACTGTCAAGCCTGCAATCGCATCGCTTTTCAGATCAGATCTGGAATATCCGCTTTTAAGGAGGGTAAAAAGTTTTGGGGTCAATGCCTGCATCGTGGGAATTCTTATATACTTTTTTAAGTTTCTAACAATTAATGAAGTAAATTGTGGAGGAGTGCTCCGATTTCTGAAAGTTGTTTGAGTATAAACCTTCTAACAGGATAACATAAAAAGAGAAATGATTTTAAGTAAAGGAACCCTTATAGCTTATGGATAATGAAAACCACGAATCACTTGCAGAGATCGATGAGGGCATTCAGCCTCTTGACCCCGACTTAAAACAGATTCTGAAAAAAACGGCAAATGCGATACGCACTCTTTCCATGGATGCTGTGCAGAAGGCAAATTCCGGTCATCCCGGAATGCCCATGGGATGCGCCGAGATCGGCGCTTACCTTTATGGTGTTGCTATGCGCCATAATCCTAAAAGTCCGAAGTGGAAAAATCGAGACAGGCTGATTCTTTCCGGAGGCCACGGCTCCATGTGGCTCTACTCCTGCCTGCACTTGTCAGGTTTTGATCTCTCTTTGGATGAGATCAAGCATTTTCGGCAGCTCCATTCACAGACTCCCGGACATCCCGAAGAGACGACTCCTGGTGTGGAAACAACAACAGGTCCTTTGGGGCAAGGAATTGCAAATAGTGTCGGGCAGGCGCTGGGTTTGAAGCTCTTGGGCGCCCGCTTCAACACCGATCGGCACCAAATTTTCGATAGCAAGGTCTTTGTCCTCATGACGGACGGCGATATGATGGAAGGGGTTTCATCGGAAGCATCGGCTTTGGCAGGCCACTGGAAACTTGACAACCTCATCGTCCTTTACGACTCCAACCATATCTCTTTGGATGGTCCGCTGTCTGAATCCAGCTCGGAAAAAACAAAGATGCGGTACGAAGCTTATGGATGGGAAGTGCGGGAAGTGGATGGACACGATCTCGACGCGCTTCATCAGGTCATTTCGGAAACAAGGCAAAGCCAGGAAAGGCCGACACTGATCATTTGCACAACGATTATCGGAAAGGGAGCTCCAAATAAAGCGGGAACGCATAAAGTCCATGGCGCTCCTCTTGGAGAAGAAGAGGTGAAGGCGGCCAAAGAGTCTTTAGGACTTCCTCAAGAGCCTTTTTATGTTCCCCAAACCGTCTATGATTATTTTGAAGAGAAACTGAAAAAGGATCAGGAAAGGGAAGAGGAGTGGCAGCGCATGTTCAATGCCTGGGCGGATGCAAATCCCGGCCTCTACCGCGACTTTTGTGCGATGGAGAAACGGGAGCTTCCCGAGGATTTTGAAAAGAAATTGTGGGAAATTGAAATCAAGGATCCGATAGCAGGCAGAAAAGCTTCCCATACTCTGCTCCAAAGTCTGGCGGACTGGCTTCCTTATCTATACGGAGGATCTGCGGATTTATCCTGTTCAGATATGACTATGCTTGAAAAGTATCCGGTTGTTTCCGCAGGGGCGTTTAACGGTAGGAACATTAAGTTTGGTGTCAGGGAGTTCTCCATGGCTTGCATCGCTTCCGGGCTCGAGCACACGGGAATGATCGTGCCTTTTGTCGGCACCTTTCTGACCTTTTCGGACTATATGCGGAATGCGATTAGACTGGCCTCGTTGATGCGTGCGCATGTCATCTATCATTTTACCCACGATTCGATTTTCTTAGGAGAAGATGGTCCAACACATCAGCCGGTCGAACACATGGCAGCTCTTCGTGCAATGCCGAATCTCCAATTCATCCGTCCTGCCGATGCCAATGAGGTGAAAATGGCGTGGCTGGCTGCGTTGAAATACCATGGGCCGACCGCCTTTTCTTTGACCAGGCAAAACCTTCCCGAGCTTGAAGAAACCAGCGTGCCTTATGAAGAGGGAATGGGAAGAGGCGCGTATATTTTGAAGAAAGGAAGCGGCAAGCCTGATTATCTTCTTGTGGCGACCGGGTCTGAAGTTTCATTGGCCCTTGATGTGGCGCGCGAACTTGAGAAACGGGACAAATCCGTCCGTGTTGTTTCAATGCCTTGTTGGGAAATTTTCGAGAATCAAAGCGATGAGTACAAAGAATCGGTTTTTGGCGGCGATCTGGGGCGTCGTGTCAGCATTGAGGCTGGCGTTGATCTTGGATGGCATAAATACATCGGACGCGACGGAATTGCGATCTGCATGGAGAGCTTCGGTGCATCGGCTCCGCAAGACGCTTTAGCTGAAGAATTTGGTTTTACAGTTGAATCGATCTTAGAGCGGATTTTGTAGATGAATACTCTGCTTTTAGAGGCGCTCGCTTGCGAGAATCAATCCCGGCCGCCGGTTTGGATGATGAGGCAGGCAGGGCGTTATATGCCCTCGTATAGAAAAATCCGGGAACAATACGCATTTGTTGAAATGTGCCGCAATCCTGAAATCGCAGCGGAAGTGACGATGCTCCCCATTCACGAGTTCGGAATGGATGCCGCAATCCTTTTTTCAGATATTTTGATGATCCCCGATGCTCTTGGCGTCGGCCTTCGATTTGAAGAGGGAAAAGGGCCGATCATCGAAAAACCTGTAAAAAGCTGCGAAGATGTTGCTGCTTTGAAAAAGCCTGTCGTCGAAGAGGCTCTTGGATTTGTTGCTGATGCGATCCGGCTGCTTTGCAATGAGTTATCGGTTCCGTTGATCGGATTTTGCGGCGCCCCGTTTACAGTGGCCAGCTACATGATTGAAGGGGGAACAAGCCGTGATTTCAAACAGACGAAGCAGTGGATGTACCGCGATCCCGAATCCTTTCACGCGCTTCTGGCTCTGATTGCAGAGGCGACGATCGATTATGTCGATATGCAGGTGGCAGCGGGCGCTCAGGCGATTCAAATTTTTGATTCTTGGGCGCATGTGCTTGGCTTTCGGCAGTTCAAAGAGTTTTCCCTTTTCTACATGAATGCGATTTTGGAGGGGATTTGCAAGCCAAATCCTCCTGTCATCATCTATTGCCGGGGAGCCTCTGTCTTTGCTCAAGAATTAGCAAACATCTATCCTCAGGCGATCAGCCTCGATTGGAATGCCCATTTACCTTCCCTAAGGAATCTTATTCCCAGCAGGATTGCTTTGCAGGGAAATTTTGATCCCGATCTTCTCTACGCTCCCTTTTCGACGATTGAAGAGGAGGTTAAGAGGATGCTTTGCGAAATGGACGGTGATCCCGGGTATATTGTCAACTTGGGGCATGGCATT
This genomic window from Waddlia chondrophila WSU 86-1044 contains:
- the hemE gene encoding uroporphyrinogen decarboxylase, which produces MNTLLLEALACENQSRPPVWMMRQAGRYMPSYRKIREQYAFVEMCRNPEIAAEVTMLPIHEFGMDAAILFSDILMIPDALGVGLRFEEGKGPIIEKPVKSCEDVAALKKPVVEEALGFVADAIRLLCNELSVPLIGFCGAPFTVASYMIEGGTSRDFKQTKQWMYRDPESFHALLALIAEATIDYVDMQVAAGAQAIQIFDSWAHVLGFRQFKEFSLFYMNAILEGICKPNPPVIIYCRGASVFAQELANIYPQAISLDWNAHLPSLRNLIPSRIALQGNFDPDLLYAPFSTIEEEVKRMLCEMDGDPGYIVNLGHGIKPDMSPEAVKAFVDTVKAYSPITQAVE
- a CDS encoding zinc ribbon domain-containing protein YjdM; translated protein: MEAFPPCPKCQSIYVYENSGLLTCPECSYEWTQEASEEGDGVKVIRDANGNELKDGDTVTVIKDLKVKGSSSIIKVGTKVKNIRLVDGDHDIDCKIPGIGQMGLKSEFVKKST
- a CDS encoding SulP family inorganic anion transporter — translated: MQALTPKLFTLLKSGYSRSDLKSDAIAGLTVAIIALPLAMALAIASGTSPDKGLITAVIAGFLISFLGGSRVQIGGPTGAFVVVVFDIIAKHGYEGLILATFMAGTILILGGYAKLGRVIKFIPHPVVTGFTAGIAVIIASSQVKDFLGLKMAHVPSDFIPKWIAYFKALETFNPITITIGLATLLVMIFLRRFAPRLPAYLIAISISAIIAAIFQIPIETIGSRFPDIPNGLPMPKLPVWDFAKIQNVVPSAFTIAFLAGIESLLSAVVADGMTGYKHRSNQELIGQGIANIASSLFGGLPATGAIARTATNIKAGGKTPMAGIFHAIFLLLFMLFAMDVISFIPMAALAAVLFVVSWGMSEIDHFIHIFRLSWADRTVMMLTFLLTILVDLPVAIAVGVTLASLLFMKHMVETVQIKSEWRKLEIYDENDEYETQRGDLPEGVEVFQITGPFFFGVASHLIDALKSMGQTPKVLILRMRLVPYLDATGERALESVIKQCSDQGAQIILSGLQPQPMQILRNAGVKDREMHVVYCENYATALKESEKILNKEM
- the tkt gene encoding transketolase, coding for MDNENHESLAEIDEGIQPLDPDLKQILKKTANAIRTLSMDAVQKANSGHPGMPMGCAEIGAYLYGVAMRHNPKSPKWKNRDRLILSGGHGSMWLYSCLHLSGFDLSLDEIKHFRQLHSQTPGHPEETTPGVETTTGPLGQGIANSVGQALGLKLLGARFNTDRHQIFDSKVFVLMTDGDMMEGVSSEASALAGHWKLDNLIVLYDSNHISLDGPLSESSSEKTKMRYEAYGWEVREVDGHDLDALHQVISETRQSQERPTLIICTTIIGKGAPNKAGTHKVHGAPLGEEEVKAAKESLGLPQEPFYVPQTVYDYFEEKLKKDQEREEEWQRMFNAWADANPGLYRDFCAMEKRELPEDFEKKLWEIEIKDPIAGRKASHTLLQSLADWLPYLYGGSADLSCSDMTMLEKYPVVSAGAFNGRNIKFGVREFSMACIASGLEHTGMIVPFVGTFLTFSDYMRNAIRLASLMRAHVIYHFTHDSIFLGEDGPTHQPVEHMAALRAMPNLQFIRPADANEVKMAWLAALKYHGPTAFSLTRQNLPELEETSVPYEEGMGRGAYILKKGSGKPDYLLVATGSEVSLALDVARELEKRDKSVRVVSMPCWEIFENQSDEYKESVFGGDLGRRVSIEAGVDLGWHKYIGRDGIAICMESFGASAPQDALAEEFGFTVESILERIL